Sequence from the Maribellus comscasis genome:
CAGTACAACCTGCGAATTGATGTTTCAGTCGCTCGCCAATCATAGCATAGAGGCCGTCGAGGTTGCTTGATTTTATGCGTTCACCATAAGGTGGATTAATAATGATTACAGCATCTTCTGAAATATCCAAATTCAGATCTTTAAAATCGGTTGTTTCAAATTGAATTTTATTAAAAACCAATGCCCTTCTTGCATTTGTTTGTGCATTTAATACATTGCTTTTTGAAATATCAGAAGCATATATTTTATATCTAAAATCTCTTTTATCGGAAGGTTGTTTTACTTTGTCCAATAGCTCCTCATCATAGTCCGGCCAATTCTGAAATGCATAATCTTTTCTGAATTTTCCGGCGGGTATATTTTGCGCGATAAAAGCTGCTTCAATTGGTAAAGTCCCGGAACCACACATTGGATCGATAAAATCTGAATTTCCCTTCCACCCGGATAATAAAATCATTCCTGCTGCCAAAACTTCATTTAAAGGAGCATCTCCCTGTATTACTCTGTAGTTTCTTTTATGTAACGATTCACCCGAACTATCCAATGAAATGGTGCAATTATTTTTATTAATATGCACATTAATTACTATATCCGGAGTTTGAGTGTCTACATTGGGTCTTTTTCCGGTTTTATCTCTGTAATAATCAGCAATGGCATCTTTTACTTTGAGAGAAGCAAACATTGAATTACGAAATTCCCTTGAATTGGAAACTGTGCTGTTTATGACAAAACTTTGATTGATATTAAAGATGTTGTCCCATTTGATTTTTTTACAATACAAATAAAACTGGTCAACATCTTTAAATTGAAAAAATTCTATCTCCTTTAGGATTCGTAATGCGGTACGCAAAAAATAATTGGATTTGTATATTATTTCCAAGTCACCTTCATAATGGACTACTCGGTTACCCGGTTTTATATTCTTGCCTCCAATCTTTTTAATTTCCGATGCCAAAACATTTTCCAGTCCGGAAAAGGTTTTTGCTGTAAGTTTAAAAGTCTTCAAAAGGTTTTGTTTTTATTTGATTAAATTCCAGCACCGTCGGCAAAAGTTGTTTCTTTGGGACGTGACTGTATAACTTTAGATTCTGGTGGCAAATCGCGTGTAACCCAAACATTACCTCCGATAACCGAACCCTTTCCAATAGTCACTCTTCCCAGAATAGTTGCTCCGGCATAAATAACTACATCATCTTCAACAATAGGATGGCGTGGAATTCCTTTTATGGGATTTCCATTTTCATCCAGCGGAAAGCTTTTGGCACCTAAAGTTACTCCCTGATAGATTTTGACATTTTTGCCTAAAATACAAGTTGATCCAATTACAACACCGGTACCGTGATCAATGGTAAAAGACTCGCCAATCTGCGCACGTGGATGGATATCAATTCCGGTTTCACTATGGGCCATTTCAGAAATAAAACGAGGGATTAACGGAACGTCAAATTCAAGTAACTTATTCGCCATCCTGTAGTTTGTAATAGCGCGTATGGCCGGGTAACAAAAAATGACTTCGCCGCGGTTTCTTGCTGCCGGGTCGTTTAGATAGGTTGCTTCAACATCAGCCACCAGTTTGCGTCTCATTTCAGGCAGATACTCGATAAAATCCATGGCAATATGTTTTGCCATGTCTGAATGTTTTTCAACTTTGTTTGCTTTCTCATCTTCACACTCAAAACACATCCCGGCCAATATTTCCCGGCTGAGCAATTCATATAATTCGTCTATGTATACTCCCATATAATGTGTTGTTGTATTGGGACGCAGAGAGGTGTTGCCAAAATACCCGGGAAAAATTATTTCACGAACCATTTCGATTACTTTGCTCAGTGATTTTTTTGAAGGTAATGGTTCGCCCAAACGGTGTTCATGACAAACCTTATCATATGAAAACGGATCACTGAGTTTTTGAATGGTATGAGTTATTTTTGATTCTAATTCTTTTGTTGTCATAATTTTGATAAGATTCCTGGAATTTCAGAATTTAAATTTACAATATTCAATTCTAAAACATATAGATGTGGGCATGGTTTTAAATTATTCACATAAATTTTAAAAAATGCAAGGCATTTTTAAGTCTTTTTTCGTCATATCCTGATACAACTTTATAATTAAAGTTGTAGTATTCAATTTGTTTCAAATAGTTTTTTTGAAGTATCTCCCTGTTTTCTCCTCCATTTTCACGAACGGGATCGGGAATCCAGGGTAAGTCGGTATCACAAACCAGGAAAAGGTCGATTTTTGTTTTTTGAATTTCGTTTTCAATCCACTCCGGGACCTTTTTAAAAACAACTTCAAACCATGTTTTTGTAATAATAAGCCAGGTGTCTACAAATAAAAAAGGATAATTTGAGTTTGAAAACTGGTGTAATAATTCAACCTGTTTTTTTGCAATTATTTCAACGTCACGATAGTTGTAGTTCCGGTCGATATTTTCAATATATTCCCGTGCAATTTCAGGAATGAAAGGTACCTTGAAATATTTTGCCAACGATTCCGTTAAAACACTTTTTCCTGTCGATTCGGCCCCGGTTATGACTATTATTTTAGGCAAATTGTTTAACTTTTTGATGATTTAGATCTTTTTTCCACTGGTAATAACCTACAGCAGCCATTACAGTGTACACAACAAACAGCACCGCAGTTGCCCATAAATTTTTATATACATATAATACTGATGAAAATAAATCTACAAAAACCCATATTAACCAGTGCTCCATGTATTTTCTTGCCAGCATCCAGGTGGCGACAATACTTAACGCGGTTGTAAATGAGTCCATAAAAGGAACGTCTGAATCGGTAAATTTTATCAGGATAAACAAAATGACGAAATAAATAATTATCGTTGCCACACTCAATTTCAGCCATAAGCGATTAGGTGTTTTTTTTACCGGGACATTGTTGTCATCACCTGTTGCACCTTTCAGCCAATAATACCAGCCGTATATACTAATCACTACATAATATACCTGCAATCCCATATCGGCATAAAATTTTGATTGAAAAAAAACGACAACGTATAAAACTGATGTCAGCAAACCAGTGGGCCAGGTTAAAACATTTTGTTTTATCGAAAAGATAATGTATAAAACACCAAGAATGGCTCCCAGTACTTCAATTTTGTTGCCCAAGAGCCATTCCAGAAAATTATTAAGCATAATTTATCAATCTTTCGAGACAAGCAGGTTGTTGTATTCGTTTTGGTTTTGAATCACTTCAAGAGCCTTTAAAATACCTTCATCGTCAGCATAATAAACCCTGTAAAATTCATTTCTGGAAAATAAATCACGGGCAATTAATGCTTTTATCTCTTTTCTCATCGAGTCTAAAGTGAACTCCAGGCTTTCTTCATCTTTTTCTATTCCATCGTTTTCACCATTTTGCACAATTTGCTCAATCATTTCATCGCTTATTGAAAAACTGGTATTGAATGCTTCAAAATCAGCGTTCTCTTCTTCCAGTTGAGTCCTGTGTTTGTCGATATAATCCAAAACATAATTATAAACAATGTTATTTCTTCTCAACTGGTTAAAATAGCGATAATGTGAAGATGTATCCATGGGCACAAAAATATCGGGAATAATACCACCACCACCATAAACTGGACGACTGTTTACCAGTGTCTTGTATTCCAGAGAGTCTTCTATTGAAATGCTGTCAGCACTAAACATTTCGCCATTGGTTAACCGTGTTTGATAATCGTGGCGATATTCAGTAATTCCGTGTTCGTAGGGCTTTTGAATACAACGACCACTCGGCGTATAGTAATGTGCTGTTGTTAAGCGTACCATCGAGCCATCCGTCAAAAAGAAGGGCTTCTGAACCAAACCCTTTCCAAAGGATCGGCGCCCGATAATTACACCTCTGTCCCAGTCCTGAACAGCTCCCGAGACAATCTCACTTGCCGAAGCGGAGGATTCATCAACCAAAACGACCAGATTACCCTCTTCAAACATCCCCATCGAAGTTGCTTTGTATTCTCTTCTCGGTTCGTTGGAACCGTCAGTAAAAACAACCATTTTGTTGTTTTTCAGAAACTGGTCGGAGATTTCAATGGCTGTTTTGAGGTACCCCCCTCCATTCCCCCTTAAATCCAGCACAAGATTCTCCATGCTTTGAGTCCGCAGTTCTTTCATCGCGTCTACAAATTCCTCAGTTGTCGTTGCTGAAAATTTATTGAGTTTTATGTAACCAGTTGATTCGTCAAGCATGTAGGATGCATCTAGACTATAAATCGGAATTTTATCACGAACAATGGTAAAATCCAGTAAATCTTTTTCCTGCTTACGTAGTACTTTTAATTCAACAGTTGTTCCTTTTTTTCCACGTAATAAATCAAAAACATCGCTGTTTTTTAAACCAATACCGGCGATGTCTTTTCCGTCAACTTCCACAATACGGTCTCCGGCTCTGAGACCAACTTTTTCTGAAGGCCCCCCGGGGATAGTGGTCGTTACCAGTAATGTGTCTTTAAAAACATTAAATGAAATCCCGATTCCTTCAAAATTTCCTTTTAAGGGCTCGTTCATTTTTTCTACTTCCTCCCTGGATATGTAGACCGAATGAGGATCTAATTCTCCGAGCAGGCTGACAATTGCTTTTTCCGTTAGTTCGTCAACATTTGCGCTGTCAACATAATATCCGTCAACGAGCCGCAATAACCTTCCAAACTTTAGCTGGTTTTTTTGAACTTCTTCCTGCGCTTTTATAAGATCAGGAGACAGGATCAAAAAAGCAAAAAACAATGTGATGACTATTTGAGAAACGTATCTGTTTTTTTTCTGCATGACAATGGTTTTAATGTTATTCTCTTACTAATTTTCCGGAATAAATTCCAAACCTTATTTATTAGAATTTATTATTGGAAAACAGTGATTACAACAGCAACAATCATTCCCATTCAATTGTTGCCGGTGGTTTTGAACTAATATCGTAAACAACACGGTTTATACCACGAACTTTGTTTATGATTTCGTTTGACATTTTTGCCAAAAAATCATAGGGCAGATGAACCCAGTCGGCCGTCATCCCGTCGGTTGAGGTAACAGCGCGGAGTGCAACCGTATTTTCGTAAGTCCTTTCATCGCCCATTACACCAACCGATTGAATGGGCAATAAAATAACAGCAGCTTGCCATACTTCATCATACAAACCCCAGTTTTTTAATCCGTTTATAAAAATGGAATCCGCCTCCTGAAGCATTCTCACTTTATCCGGAGTAACATCACCCAAAATGCGAATTCCCAACCCTGGTCCCGGGAAGGGGTGGCGCCCGAGCAATTCTTTTTTTATTCTCAACGCTTTTCCTACACGCCGCACTTCATCTTTAAAAAGCAGACGCAAAGGCTCTGCTACTTTCAGGTTCATTTTTTCCGGCAAGCCACCTACATTATGGTGCGATTTTATTGTTGCCGATGGGCCGTTTACCGAAACTGATTCAATTACATCAGGATAAATGGTACCCTGAGCCAGCCATTTTACATTTTGGATTTTGTGTGCTTCAACATCAAAAACTTCTATAAAATTCCGGCCAATCACTTTTCTTTTTTGTTCCGGTTCTGTGATTCCTTTTAAATCATCCCAGAATTTTTGTTTTGCATCTACACCAATTACGTTGAGGCCCATATCTTTATAGGAATGCAAAACATCTTCAAACTCATTTTTTCGCAATAACCCGTTATCTACAAAAATGCAGGTTAAATTATCGCCAATTGCTTTATTAAGCAAAACTCCGGCAACCGATGAATCGACACCGCCCGACAAGCCTAAAACAACTTTATCGTTGCCTA
This genomic interval carries:
- a CDS encoding THUMP domain-containing class I SAM-dependent RNA methyltransferase: MKTFKLTAKTFSGLENVLASEIKKIGGKNIKPGNRVVHYEGDLEIIYKSNYFLRTALRILKEIEFFQFKDVDQFYLYCKKIKWDNIFNINQSFVINSTVSNSREFRNSMFASLKVKDAIADYYRDKTGKRPNVDTQTPDIVINVHINKNNCTISLDSSGESLHKRNYRVIQGDAPLNEVLAAGMILLSGWKGNSDFIDPMCGSGTLPIEAAFIAQNIPAGKFRKDYAFQNWPDYDEELLDKVKQPSDKRDFRYKIYASDISKSNVLNAQTNARRALVFNKIQFETTDFKDLNLDISEDAVIIINPPYGERIKSSNLDGLYAMIGERLKHQFAGCTAWILSASSASLKQIALKTSQKLKLYNGSLECNYNKYLLFSGKLSEQ
- the epsC gene encoding serine O-acetyltransferase EpsC, with protein sequence MTTKELESKITHTIQKLSDPFSYDKVCHEHRLGEPLPSKKSLSKVIEMVREIIFPGYFGNTSLRPNTTTHYMGVYIDELYELLSREILAGMCFECEDEKANKVEKHSDMAKHIAMDFIEYLPEMRRKLVADVEATYLNDPAARNRGEVIFCYPAIRAITNYRMANKLLEFDVPLIPRFISEMAHSETGIDIHPRAQIGESFTIDHGTGVVIGSTCILGKNVKIYQGVTLGAKSFPLDENGNPIKGIPRHPIVEDDVVIYAGATILGRVTIGKGSVIGGNVWVTRDLPPESKVIQSRPKETTFADGAGI
- a CDS encoding AAA family ATPase, with the translated sequence MPKIIVITGAESTGKSVLTESLAKYFKVPFIPEIAREYIENIDRNYNYRDVEIIAKKQVELLHQFSNSNYPFLFVDTWLIITKTWFEVVFKKVPEWIENEIQKTKIDLFLVCDTDLPWIPDPVRENGGENREILQKNYLKQIEYYNFNYKVVSGYDEKRLKNALHFLKFM
- the pnuC gene encoding nicotinamide riboside transporter PnuC; translated protein: MLNNFLEWLLGNKIEVLGAILGVLYIIFSIKQNVLTWPTGLLTSVLYVVVFFQSKFYADMGLQVYYVVISIYGWYYWLKGATGDDNNVPVKKTPNRLWLKLSVATIIIYFVILFILIKFTDSDVPFMDSFTTALSIVATWMLARKYMEHWLIWVFVDLFSSVLYVYKNLWATAVLFVVYTVMAAVGYYQWKKDLNHQKVKQFA
- a CDS encoding S41 family peptidase, producing the protein MQKKNRYVSQIVITLFFAFLILSPDLIKAQEEVQKNQLKFGRLLRLVDGYYVDSANVDELTEKAIVSLLGELDPHSVYISREEVEKMNEPLKGNFEGIGISFNVFKDTLLVTTTIPGGPSEKVGLRAGDRIVEVDGKDIAGIGLKNSDVFDLLRGKKGTTVELKVLRKQEKDLLDFTIVRDKIPIYSLDASYMLDESTGYIKLNKFSATTTEEFVDAMKELRTQSMENLVLDLRGNGGGYLKTAIEISDQFLKNNKMVVFTDGSNEPRREYKATSMGMFEEGNLVVLVDESSASASEIVSGAVQDWDRGVIIGRRSFGKGLVQKPFFLTDGSMVRLTTAHYYTPSGRCIQKPYEHGITEYRHDYQTRLTNGEMFSADSISIEDSLEYKTLVNSRPVYGGGGIIPDIFVPMDTSSHYRYFNQLRRNNIVYNYVLDYIDKHRTQLEEENADFEAFNTSFSISDEMIEQIVQNGENDGIEKDEESLEFTLDSMRKEIKALIARDLFSRNEFYRVYYADDEGILKALEVIQNQNEYNNLLVSKD
- the guaA gene encoding glutamine-hydrolyzing GMP synthase → MQEKIIILDFGSQYTQLIGRKIRELNVYCEIHPFNHFPDIDESVKGVVLSGSPFSVRDKDAPRPDLSKIKGKLPVLGVCYGAQYMAHFFGGEVAPSDSREYGRAKLGFIDHDSDLFKDISLHTQVWMSHGDTIVKLPKNYKVIASTEDVNFAAYKIDDEKTYAIQFHPEVYHTTEGKQLLSNFVTDICGCEQNWTPDSFIETTVNELKAKLGNDKVVLGLSGGVDSSVAGVLLNKAIGDNLTCIFVDNGLLRKNEFEDVLHSYKDMGLNVIGVDAKQKFWDDLKGITEPEQKRKVIGRNFIEVFDVEAHKIQNVKWLAQGTIYPDVIESVSVNGPSATIKSHHNVGGLPEKMNLKVAEPLRLLFKDEVRRVGKALRIKKELLGRHPFPGPGLGIRILGDVTPDKVRMLQEADSIFINGLKNWGLYDEVWQAAVILLPIQSVGVMGDERTYENTVALRAVTSTDGMTADWVHLPYDFLAKMSNEIINKVRGINRVVYDISSKPPATIEWE